A stretch of the Desulfobulbaceae bacterium genome encodes the following:
- a CDS encoding SDR family NAD(P)-dependent oxidoreductase, translating into MVKQRPNPSYDSIVISTEKQKMISIITCTIPGLLDPSLAIAGSRAGELGVLDLTFCDDTPTALASINKLDHFAINDYGIKINAVVDHFFLGVCSAPPPRLTTVILTTPKPEQLHEAVSSLRTHKITIMLECTSLNEAALGHHCGVDAFIIKGNEAGGRVGSETSFILLQQVKAAFSEPVWVHGGIGLHTASACYMAGAAGVILDAQLCLARESSLSPKAQQILRKQDGRKTQIIGEEVGETYRIQSLSGSTVIDELHQIEQQLCQQPLGSDDRLLQWRRHLAETMTTRHPDEEHVFLMLGQDIAVASYFADTFITVSGIVQAIKQSVEKHCRLMTEGNPFSSTGAMAKSHNTKYALVQGPMARVSDTPQFALSVAQEGAIPFLAAAWLRHDELDSLFSATAKLLNHSNWGVGLLGFLPTQVFAEQLDVLIKHRPPFALLAGGQPHQAKRLEKEGIHTYVHIPTVSILDIFIDHGLRRFIFEGREAGGHVGPFCGFVLWETMIQRLLVHAEKSGSLQGFHILFAGGIKDSLSAAMLGVMTAPLTARGASVGLQIGSAYLFTKEAVTSGAIVPLYQQKMIDCQQTTLLETGPGHAVRCVTTPFATCFLSEKRRLLAEKIPIEEARHILEGMERGRLRIAAKGVTRSDKSTLKVVDEAVQHEEGIYMVGQMAALQTGITTIAELHHDLAINSFHKITAATASVTTLPQKSATSQPSDIAIIGIAGFFPLAPDATHYWNNIVNKVNAIREIPKERWDFTALFNENRYTPDRIYAKWGTFLDDIPFDPLNYGMPPKMIPSVEPLHLMALESVRHALRDAGYDRRPFDRERTAVTMGISGAGDLAQLYSFRTMLPMFFGNQADDIVKHFNGHLPEWTEDSFPGILMNVAAGRIANRFDFGGMNTLVDGACASSLAALYSAVKELETGSCDLAIAGGADCMQNPFTYMCFSKTHALSPRGVCNSLDAKADGIVIGESIVSVVLKRLADAERDGDKIYSVIKGMGASSDGRDRSLTAPGVKGQMRALKRAYAKAGFSPATVELMEAHATGTVEGDKIEIESLSQVLQAENTTPRNCAIGSVKSMIGHTKSAAGLASLVKTALALHHKVLPPTLGVETPNPGLQKAGSPLYVNGDPRPWFRSEHPRRAGVNAFGFGGTNYHTVLEEYLGSYYQSELSASYQDWPTELFCWQATDGVTLSEALHQFKTVVNQSKTASLKDFSHANTLKNSTHPASDKGMMAKLALIANSTEDLLAKIDQALTELNNSPKHFTDPRGLFYRLNSSLAGQQVAFLFPGQGSQYVNMMAELAIQFPWVQELFERSNMLLTARRSTPLSSVIFPAQVFTTAEQREQAAELAQTTAAQPAMGTSDLTIYHLLHRLGVIPDMVAGHSYGEYVALCVAKAIGEEDLLHLSEARARFILEGTGDAPGIMAAVEADANSVESLIAEIPGVWVANINAPDQVVISGATEAIQAAMKRFEHQEIKVRQLPVGCAFHSPLIKPSCAAMTDYLKSVPIQQPKLPVYSNVTAAPHSTDPASIKDSLVNHLVNRVRFVEQIENMYQAGARIFVECGPGRVLTGLVDKILGDRPHLAVVTNQRGRSAFTQLHFALAELFIHGTPIDLVPLFAGRLTKKCDQPQKKLSPTTWLVNGSGARPADKPALPPLTPFQFHDVIRKPIHHPVQSATDQTVVSSASHPSLENRDAALIGFQQLMRHFLDTQHAVMARYLAGANDETRSIPQTTSDDHRVTPPEPLPVNNETDSSDQPMTQILSPAYDAEAELMAVVSARTGYPPEMIDLDSDMEADLGIDSIKRVEILGEFLKGRDTDGERGVPPAEVEKARTLRQILSWAKTKPEPTRPSRTEDPPLSDQEFSSAPQPVTSVQPPPAFLPRCVVESSPMPLPSQTLPLPKRYPLLITDDGHGIAETLAGTLHENGCEVLLLRSCKQRQLAGNWTEYFLDQTATASLADLIKKRHAGISGFIHLSPLQPMPAPFAEINAAEWQQRLISDIKPMFALLQYFADDLKDSRGVVAAATAMGGTFGLDDAYQQDFFPGQGALSGFMKTLAIEWPEVRVKVIDTSPADPVETIAHSLFAELITTDEHVEIGLFGGNRYGLVGRLAPLPQVTETELHPDSDWVIVITGGARGITARVAIELAERFQPTLILLGRSPAPAPGTNQEFSHLSSALEIKQAIIKQSQEQKLSLTIAEVEDSCRRLLAEREISAAMTRMQQAGSRVVYHQVDVNDSEKFSALLTSIHQQYGAIDGIIHGAGIIEDKLFVDKKWESFARVFFTKANSTWTIANALPTIAPRFVAFFSSVAGTFGNRGQCDYSAANEVMNKTALWLNRHWSGRSVALNWGPWAGSGMATPEVQEQFLKRQVHLVGQDEGALAFVREITYGQQNEVEILLGDGPWVALANLPAPSTLCPLLQGITPHHNDNHPTLVPLTLDPQTHLYLDDHRLDGRPVLPAAVAVEIMAETAATLNPGWQVTAIREVRVLKGIVIEQERLQIVISAHETTTTGNNFRRLTLGISTEEGGRLSYSGIAELHQSPPPVAVRPLPVLGELHPLGMSINETYDKWLFHGPLFQCITSIEGINDHGLRATLKTSKPGQCLQNVATGNWLTDPILLDGGLQLALIWTRFHRDMTMLPSAMAAVHLYQPFSLVTEVSCQLEVVESVHQHGIIFNLYFIDQKGVLLGMIERLEATGSKELNRLTEKAGHTSEGDVI; encoded by the coding sequence ATGGTCAAACAACGGCCTAATCCAAGCTACGACTCAATAGTCATATCAACCGAGAAGCAAAAAATGATATCAATTATAACGTGCACAATTCCAGGTCTCCTTGATCCATCTTTAGCTATTGCCGGCAGCAGGGCTGGAGAGTTGGGAGTCCTTGACTTAACCTTTTGCGACGATACTCCCACTGCCCTCGCCTCCATCAACAAACTCGACCACTTTGCCATCAACGACTACGGCATTAAAATCAATGCCGTAGTCGATCATTTTTTTCTCGGAGTCTGTTCCGCTCCTCCTCCCCGGCTGACTACGGTCATCTTAACAACACCGAAACCGGAACAATTGCACGAGGCCGTATCCTCCCTCCGAACACACAAAATCACCATCATGCTCGAATGCACCTCACTTAATGAGGCGGCGTTAGGCCACCATTGCGGTGTTGACGCATTTATTATCAAAGGCAACGAAGCCGGAGGCAGAGTTGGCTCAGAGACCTCCTTCATTTTACTGCAGCAAGTCAAAGCAGCATTTTCAGAGCCGGTTTGGGTGCACGGCGGCATAGGCCTACACACTGCCAGCGCCTGTTATATGGCTGGCGCTGCTGGAGTGATACTTGACGCACAACTGTGCCTTGCGCGAGAGTCCTCTCTCTCCCCCAAAGCTCAACAGATCCTTCGCAAACAAGATGGCCGGAAGACCCAAATAATTGGCGAGGAAGTAGGCGAAACTTACCGGATTCAATCCCTTTCCGGCTCAACAGTCATTGACGAGTTGCACCAGATTGAACAGCAGTTATGCCAACAACCGCTGGGCAGCGATGACCGCCTGCTTCAATGGCGGCGTCACCTTGCTGAGACCATGACGACCCGTCACCCTGACGAAGAACACGTTTTCCTGATGCTTGGACAAGACATTGCCGTCGCCAGCTACTTTGCCGACACGTTTATTACTGTGAGCGGCATTGTCCAGGCAATCAAGCAAAGCGTTGAAAAACACTGTCGGTTGATGACAGAAGGGAATCCATTCTCATCAACCGGCGCTATGGCCAAAAGTCATAACACTAAGTATGCCCTTGTCCAAGGTCCCATGGCCAGGGTCAGCGACACGCCCCAATTTGCCCTGTCCGTTGCCCAAGAGGGAGCAATTCCCTTCCTGGCTGCCGCCTGGCTGCGTCACGACGAGCTGGATTCTCTTTTCAGCGCCACGGCAAAACTGCTTAACCACTCCAACTGGGGAGTGGGCCTGCTCGGGTTCCTGCCGACACAAGTTTTTGCAGAGCAGTTGGATGTCCTCATTAAACACCGCCCTCCATTTGCGCTGCTGGCCGGCGGTCAACCTCACCAGGCCAAACGACTCGAAAAAGAGGGAATTCACACCTATGTCCATATCCCCACCGTCAGTATCCTCGATATTTTTATCGATCACGGCCTGCGCCGCTTCATCTTCGAGGGCCGCGAAGCAGGGGGCCATGTCGGACCCTTCTGTGGATTTGTTCTCTGGGAGACCATGATCCAACGACTCCTTGTTCATGCCGAGAAATCCGGCAGCTTGCAAGGATTTCACATCCTCTTTGCGGGTGGAATCAAAGACTCGCTCTCTGCAGCAATGCTCGGGGTGATGACCGCCCCATTAACAGCCCGTGGCGCCAGTGTCGGCCTACAGATCGGCAGCGCGTACCTTTTCACCAAAGAAGCCGTGACTTCCGGCGCCATCGTGCCACTGTACCAGCAGAAAATGATCGACTGCCAGCAAACCACCCTGCTTGAAACTGGACCAGGACATGCTGTCCGGTGTGTTACAACTCCGTTCGCCACGTGTTTTTTAAGCGAAAAACGAAGGCTGTTGGCAGAGAAAATACCCATTGAAGAAGCAAGGCATATCTTGGAAGGTATGGAGCGAGGACGACTACGCATAGCCGCAAAGGGGGTCACCCGCTCAGACAAATCAACACTGAAAGTCGTTGACGAAGCCGTTCAGCACGAAGAAGGTATCTACATGGTCGGACAGATGGCAGCCCTCCAAACCGGAATTACCACTATTGCCGAGCTTCATCATGATCTGGCAATTAACAGCTTCCACAAGATCACAGCAGCAACCGCTTCCGTAACCACCCTCCCCCAAAAGAGCGCCACCTCGCAACCTTCAGACATCGCCATCATCGGTATTGCCGGATTTTTCCCTCTCGCCCCGGATGCAACTCACTACTGGAATAACATCGTCAACAAGGTTAACGCCATTCGGGAGATTCCCAAAGAGCGCTGGGACTTCACCGCTCTCTTCAACGAAAACCGGTATACTCCTGACCGGATTTACGCAAAATGGGGCACCTTTCTGGACGATATCCCTTTCGACCCCCTGAACTATGGCATGCCGCCCAAGATGATCCCCTCTGTTGAACCGCTTCATCTCATGGCCTTGGAGTCGGTGCGACATGCCCTCCGTGACGCCGGTTATGACCGCCGACCTTTTGACCGAGAACGAACCGCGGTGACCATGGGGATCAGCGGTGCCGGCGACTTGGCCCAGCTCTATAGCTTCAGGACCATGCTCCCCATGTTTTTTGGTAATCAAGCAGATGATATTGTTAAACATTTTAATGGCCATCTCCCAGAATGGACCGAGGACTCCTTCCCCGGCATCCTGATGAACGTTGCTGCCGGACGAATCGCCAACCGTTTTGATTTTGGTGGGATGAATACCCTGGTTGACGGAGCCTGCGCCTCTTCTCTTGCCGCCCTGTACAGTGCGGTCAAGGAACTAGAGACCGGTAGTTGCGACCTGGCAATAGCCGGTGGCGCCGACTGTATGCAAAACCCCTTTACCTACATGTGTTTTTCCAAGACTCATGCCCTGTCACCACGAGGGGTGTGTAACTCCTTGGATGCCAAGGCCGACGGCATCGTCATCGGTGAAAGCATTGTCTCGGTAGTCCTAAAACGGCTGGCCGACGCTGAGAGAGATGGAGACAAAATTTATTCGGTAATCAAAGGAATGGGAGCCTCAAGCGACGGTCGTGATCGCTCCTTAACCGCGCCTGGCGTCAAGGGTCAGATGAGGGCCCTCAAACGGGCCTACGCCAAAGCCGGATTTTCACCAGCAACGGTAGAACTTATGGAAGCTCATGCCACGGGCACAGTCGAAGGCGACAAGATTGAGATAGAGTCTCTCTCCCAGGTCCTGCAGGCTGAAAACACAACTCCCCGCAACTGCGCTATCGGTTCCGTGAAATCGATGATCGGCCACACCAAATCCGCTGCCGGCCTGGCCAGTCTGGTGAAAACAGCGCTGGCCCTGCATCATAAGGTGTTGCCGCCCACTCTGGGGGTTGAAACGCCCAATCCCGGCCTGCAAAAAGCGGGGTCCCCTTTGTATGTCAACGGGGATCCGAGACCCTGGTTCCGCTCGGAGCATCCACGCCGGGCAGGAGTCAACGCCTTTGGTTTTGGCGGCACCAATTACCATACCGTTCTTGAGGAATACCTTGGCTCCTATTACCAATCGGAACTTTCTGCATCCTATCAGGACTGGCCGACAGAGCTTTTCTGCTGGCAAGCGACTGATGGAGTGACTTTGTCGGAGGCGCTCCATCAGTTCAAGACCGTGGTCAATCAATCGAAAACCGCCTCCTTAAAAGATTTTTCCCATGCCAATACACTGAAAAACTCAACTCATCCTGCCAGCGACAAGGGCATGATGGCGAAACTTGCCCTCATCGCCAACTCGACTGAAGACCTGCTAGCCAAAATTGACCAGGCCTTGACAGAACTTAACAACTCCCCCAAGCACTTTACTGACCCCCGTGGCCTGTTTTACCGTTTGAACTCCTCCCTGGCAGGCCAGCAGGTCGCCTTTCTTTTTCCTGGCCAAGGATCACAGTACGTTAACATGATGGCGGAATTGGCCATCCAGTTTCCATGGGTCCAGGAACTGTTCGAGCGGAGCAACATGCTGCTCACTGCTCGGCGTTCAACACCGCTCTCCTCTGTAATCTTTCCTGCTCAGGTATTCACCACAGCAGAACAACGTGAACAGGCTGCGGAACTTGCCCAAACCACTGCCGCTCAACCGGCCATGGGCACATCCGATCTTACCATCTATCATCTGCTTCATCGTTTGGGGGTAATTCCAGACATGGTCGCCGGCCACAGCTACGGTGAATATGTTGCCCTATGCGTTGCCAAGGCCATTGGCGAAGAAGACCTCCTCCACCTCTCAGAAGCCAGAGCCCGGTTCATCCTGGAAGGTACGGGAGACGCCCCCGGAATCATGGCAGCAGTTGAAGCCGATGCCAACAGTGTTGAATCATTAATAGCCGAGATCCCTGGAGTATGGGTCGCCAACATCAATGCCCCGGACCAAGTGGTCATCAGCGGCGCCACGGAGGCGATTCAGGCAGCGATGAAACGATTTGAACATCAGGAGATCAAAGTCAGGCAGCTTCCGGTAGGCTGCGCTTTCCACTCCCCATTGATCAAACCTTCCTGCGCGGCGATGACCGATTACCTAAAATCAGTGCCCATCCAGCAGCCGAAATTACCGGTCTATTCCAATGTCACCGCAGCGCCCCACTCGACTGATCCCGCATCAATCAAAGACAGTCTGGTCAATCACCTGGTCAACCGGGTTCGCTTTGTCGAACAGATCGAAAACATGTATCAGGCCGGGGCGAGAATCTTTGTGGAGTGTGGTCCGGGCAGAGTGCTCACCGGCCTGGTCGACAAAATCCTGGGAGATCGCCCTCACCTAGCTGTCGTGACTAATCAACGGGGTCGATCTGCCTTTACTCAATTGCATTTCGCCCTTGCCGAGCTTTTTATTCATGGAACACCAATCGACCTTGTCCCTCTGTTTGCAGGTCGGCTCACTAAAAAATGCGATCAGCCCCAAAAAAAACTCTCCCCAACCACCTGGCTCGTTAATGGCTCCGGCGCCCGACCGGCTGACAAGCCCGCATTGCCGCCTCTTACTCCTTTTCAATTTCACGACGTTATCCGCAAACCAATTCACCATCCCGTTCAATCAGCAACCGACCAAACTGTCGTCTCTTCGGCGTCTCATCCTTCGCTGGAAAACCGAGATGCCGCCCTGATCGGTTTTCAACAGTTGATGAGGCATTTTCTTGATACCCAACACGCCGTGATGGCGCGCTACCTTGCTGGCGCAAACGATGAGACCAGAAGTATACCCCAAACAACAAGTGATGATCACCGAGTGACTCCGCCTGAGCCGCTCCCAGTGAACAATGAGACCGACAGCTCAGACCAACCGATGACTCAAATCCTTTCTCCTGCTTACGACGCCGAGGCCGAATTGATGGCTGTAGTCAGTGCCCGGACCGGTTATCCGCCAGAGATGATCGACTTGGACAGCGACATGGAGGCCGACTTAGGGATTGACTCCATCAAGCGGGTAGAGATCCTTGGCGAATTCCTTAAAGGTCGCGATACCGACGGCGAGAGGGGGGTCCCACCTGCGGAGGTCGAGAAAGCTCGGACTTTACGTCAGATCTTGTCTTGGGCCAAAACAAAGCCAGAACCCACAAGACCATCCCGGACCGAAGACCCGCCTCTGTCCGATCAGGAGTTTTCATCAGCTCCTCAACCAGTGACTTCTGTTCAGCCCCCGCCTGCCTTCTTGCCTCGCTGTGTGGTAGAATCCAGCCCTATGCCTCTGCCGTCCCAGACCTTACCCTTACCCAAACGCTATCCACTGCTGATCACCGATGACGGCCACGGCATAGCTGAGACCTTGGCCGGAACTCTCCACGAAAATGGCTGTGAAGTTTTGCTGCTCAGATCCTGTAAACAGCGCCAGCTGGCAGGAAACTGGACGGAATATTTTCTGGACCAAACCGCTACCGCGTCGCTGGCCGACCTAATCAAAAAACGTCATGCCGGAATCAGCGGCTTCATCCACCTCTCTCCCTTGCAGCCGATGCCTGCTCCTTTTGCCGAGATAAATGCCGCCGAATGGCAGCAGCGCTTGATTTCCGACATCAAGCCAATGTTTGCACTCCTGCAATACTTTGCAGATGATCTCAAGGACTCCCGGGGAGTGGTGGCAGCCGCAACCGCCATGGGCGGCACGTTCGGTTTGGACGATGCGTATCAACAAGATTTCTTCCCAGGGCAAGGCGCGCTGTCTGGTTTCATGAAGACCCTTGCGATTGAGTGGCCGGAAGTCCGGGTCAAAGTCATTGACACCTCACCTGCCGACCCCGTCGAAACCATTGCCCACTCTCTCTTTGCTGAACTGATCACCACTGACGAACACGTAGAGATCGGCCTGTTCGGCGGCAACCGTTACGGTTTAGTCGGACGGCTGGCGCCCCTGCCGCAAGTCACTGAAACCGAACTGCATCCCGATTCGGATTGGGTGATAGTTATAACCGGCGGCGCTCGGGGTATTACCGCCCGGGTGGCCATCGAATTGGCAGAACGGTTCCAACCTACATTAATTTTGCTTGGCCGCTCACCAGCCCCTGCTCCTGGTACCAACCAAGAGTTCAGCCACCTCTCCTCCGCCCTGGAAATCAAGCAGGCCATTATCAAACAGTCGCAGGAACAAAAGCTCTCTTTAACTATCGCCGAAGTTGAAGACTCTTGTCGTCGGCTGCTGGCAGAACGCGAAATCAGCGCAGCAATGACCAGGATGCAACAGGCGGGCAGTCGGGTCGTCTATCACCAGGTCGACGTCAACGACTCAGAAAAATTCTCGGCGCTCCTGACCAGCATTCATCAGCAATACGGCGCCATCGACGGCATCATTCACGGCGCCGGCATTATTGAGGATAAGTTATTTGTTGATAAAAAATGGGAGTCGTTCGCACGGGTCTTCTTCACTAAAGCCAACAGTACCTGGACCATTGCCAACGCCTTGCCAACAATAGCGCCACGATTCGTAGCCTTCTTCTCTTCGGTCGCTGGCACATTTGGCAACCGGGGCCAATGCGATTACTCTGCCGCCAATGAAGTAATGAATAAGACTGCGCTGTGGCTGAATCGACACTGGTCGGGACGATCCGTTGCCCTTAACTGGGGGCCATGGGCTGGCTCCGGCATGGCAACCCCGGAGGTCCAAGAGCAATTTTTAAAGCGTCAGGTGCACTTGGTGGGCCAGGATGAAGGGGCCTTAGCCTTCGTTCGAGAGATAACCTACGGACAACAGAACGAAGTCGAAATCCTGCTCGGTGACGGCCCTTGGGTTGCCTTGGCCAACCTCCCTGCGCCATCGACTCTTTGCCCCCTACTGCAAGGCATTACCCCACACCATAATGATAATCACCCCACCCTTGTGCCACTGACACTCGATCCGCAAACACACCTCTATCTCGATGACCACCGTCTGGATGGCAGGCCGGTGTTGCCGGCCGCCGTAGCTGTTGAAATCATGGCAGAGACAGCCGCCACCCTCAACCCCGGCTGGCAGGTCACGGCGATACGCGAGGTCCGAGTGCTGAAAGGTATTGTCATTGAACAGGAGCGTCTCCAAATCGTAATTTCGGCTCACGAGACCACCACAACCGGAAACAACTTCCGAAGACTTACACTCGGGATTTCGACAGAGGAAGGGGGCCGCCTCTCTTATAGCGGCATCGCGGAGTTGCATCAGTCCCCACCGCCTGTTGCCGTCCGCCCCCTACCCGTGCTTGGTGAACTGCACCCGTTGGGAATGTCCATAAATGAGACCTATGACAAATGGCTCTTTCATGGTCCTCTGTTTCAATGCATCACCTCTATCGAGGGGATTAACGACCACGGCCTGCGGGCAACTCTCAAGACCTCGAAACCTGGGCAATGCCTGCAGAATGTCGCGACAGGAAATTGGCTTACCGACCCCATCCTGCTGGATGGCGGGCTGCAATTGGCCCTGATCTGGACCCGCTTCCATCGGGACATGACCATGCTCCCGTCAGCCATGGCGGCAGTCCATTTGTACCAGCCTTTCTCTCTGGTGACAGAGGTGTCTTGTCAGCTGGAGGTGGTGGAAAGCGTTCACCAACATGGGATTATCTTTAACCTCTATTTTATCGACCAAAAAGGAGTCCTGCTAGGTATGATCGAGCGACTGGAAGCCACTGGCAGCAAGGAACTAAACCGATTGACTGAAAAAGCAGGACACACCAGCGAAGGAGACGTTATATGA